The following are encoded together in the Variovorax sp. PBS-H4 genome:
- the hslO gene encoding Hsp33 family molecular chaperone HslO: protein MSELHKFLFDGLPVRGMIVRLTDAWQEILSRRASNTATGAYPAPAAELLGEMTAAATLMQANIKFNGSLILQIFGDGPLKVVVAESKPDLSLRATAKVVGELDADAHLSDMVNAAGKGRCAITLDPKDKLPGQQPYQGVVPLVDAEGRKLERLSDVLQHYMLQSEQLDTTLVLAADDQVAAGLLIQRLPVKGDANLEGTGRGASDPISVDQIGHNEDYNRIAILAASLTRDELLTLDVETILRRLFWEEKLLRFEPQTGMLGPHFACTCGRERVAQMIRGLGLEEAESILVERGDIEVGCDFCGKQYRFDAVDTAQIFTAPGDQLPASPVMQ from the coding sequence TTGAGCGAGTTGCACAAGTTCCTTTTCGATGGTCTGCCCGTGCGCGGCATGATCGTGCGCCTGACGGACGCCTGGCAGGAAATCCTGTCACGCCGCGCCTCGAACACCGCCACGGGCGCATACCCCGCGCCTGCGGCCGAGCTGCTCGGCGAAATGACCGCTGCGGCCACGCTGATGCAGGCCAACATCAAGTTCAACGGCTCGCTGATCCTGCAGATCTTCGGCGACGGGCCCCTCAAGGTCGTGGTGGCCGAGTCCAAGCCCGACCTCAGCCTTCGCGCTACCGCCAAGGTGGTGGGTGAGCTCGATGCCGATGCGCATCTATCCGACATGGTCAACGCGGCCGGCAAGGGCCGCTGTGCGATCACGCTCGATCCCAAGGACAAGCTCCCGGGCCAGCAGCCCTACCAGGGCGTGGTGCCGCTGGTCGACGCGGAGGGCCGCAAGCTCGAGCGCCTGAGCGATGTGCTGCAGCATTACATGCTGCAGAGCGAACAGCTCGATACCACGCTGGTGCTCGCCGCGGACGACCAGGTGGCGGCCGGGCTGTTGATCCAGCGTCTTCCCGTCAAGGGCGACGCCAATCTCGAAGGCACCGGGCGCGGCGCGAGCGATCCCATCAGCGTCGACCAGATCGGCCACAACGAGGACTACAACCGCATCGCCATCCTCGCCGCGAGCCTCACGCGCGACGAACTGCTCACGCTGGATGTCGAAACCATCCTGCGCCGCCTGTTCTGGGAAGAGAAGCTGCTGCGCTTCGAGCCGCAGACCGGCATGCTGGGTCCGCACTTCGCCTGCACCTGCGGGCGCGAGCGTGTGGCGCAGATGATCCGCGGGCTCGGCCTGGAGGAGGCGGAGTCCATCCTCGTGGAGCGGGGCGACATCGAGGTAGGCTGCGATTTCTGCGGCAAACAATATCGCTTCGATGCAGTCGATACGGCCCAGATCTTCACCGCGCCGGGCGATCAGTTGCCGGCCAGCCCGGTGATGCAGTAA
- a CDS encoding gamma carbonic anhydrase family protein: MALYELDGVAPQLGQGAYVADSAQAIGRVVMGDNASLWFGAVARGDNEALTIGRNSNIQDLSVLHSDAGVPLTIGENVTVGHHVVLHGCTIGDNSLIGIGAVVLNNAKIGRNCIVGAGSVVTEGKEFPDNSLIIGAPAKVVRTLDEAAADRLRKSAEHYVENARRFAKGLKKIG; encoded by the coding sequence ATGGCCCTCTACGAACTCGACGGCGTGGCGCCGCAACTGGGGCAGGGCGCTTATGTCGCCGACAGCGCGCAGGCCATCGGCCGCGTCGTCATGGGCGACAACGCCAGCCTCTGGTTCGGCGCTGTGGCGCGCGGCGACAACGAAGCCCTGACCATCGGCCGCAACAGCAACATCCAGGACCTCTCGGTGCTGCACTCCGATGCCGGCGTGCCGCTGACCATCGGCGAGAACGTCACGGTCGGCCACCACGTCGTGCTGCACGGCTGCACCATCGGCGACAACTCGCTGATCGGTATCGGCGCGGTGGTCTTGAATAACGCGAAGATCGGCCGCAACTGCATCGTCGGCGCCGGCAGCGTGGTGACCGAGGGCAAGGAGTTCCCCGACAACTCGCTCATCATCGGCGCGCCCGCCAAGGTGGTGCGCACGCTCGACGAAGCTGCCGCCGATCGGCTTCGGAAGAGTGCCGAACACTATGTGGAAAATGCCCGCCGCTTCGCGAAGGGCCTGAAGAAGATCGGCTGA